In Capsicum annuum cultivar UCD-10X-F1 chromosome 7, UCD10Xv1.1, whole genome shotgun sequence, one genomic interval encodes:
- the LOC107878273 gene encoding uncharacterized protein LOC107878273: MLTSSSNREMPMLPTVRHIQNRLKDLLLLFTTLLIFYLIFLLHHLQNPQSSFNPNPNFSKTPSIPTNLTLSHLFFSIAASSSSFSNRRRYINLWYNPNSTNAVVFLDNPISNSTLSVPAVVSSDTSKFPYSFPSGRRSAIRIARIVKDTFDLVKNVNFSNTRWFIFGDDDTVFLTDNLVRVLSKYDSEKWYYVGYNSESYEQNEKYSFDMAFGGGGFALSAPLAKGLARVLDSCLMRYPHLYGSDSRVFACVAELGVRLTREPGFHQVDVRGDLFGILSAHPLSPLLSLHHLDAVEPLFPGMTRIQAVDHLFKAVHADPARILEQTVCYDKSNLLTVSVAWGYAVQVFEGNELLPDLLSLQPTFRPWKRGKNVAAKYMFNTRAFSSDPCKRPVVFFLQNVLSSSDGIWTEYVRNDTANCIRSNPTKKLVKIRVFSQKLAFDAEQLKVPRRPCCDISSPISETMIIGIRQCGYDELISMKT, from the exons ATGCTCACTTCATCATCCAACAGAGAAATGCCCATGCTCCCAACAGTCCGCCATATCCAAAATCGTCTCAAAGATCTTCTCTTACTCTTCACCACCCTCCTTATTTTCTACTTAATCTTCCTCCTTCACCACCTCCAAAACCCTCAATCCTCCTTTAACCCAAACCCGAATTTCTCCAAAACCCCCTCAATTCCCACTAATCTTACACTCTCACACCTCTTCTTTTCAATTGCCgcttcctcttcctctttctctaACCGTCGCCGTTACATTAACCTATGGTACAATCCCAATTCAACAAACGCCGTCGTTTTCCTCGATAATCCAATTTCCAATTCTACCCTTTCTGTTCCGGCTGTTGTTTCTTCTGACACTTCGAAGTTTCCTTATTCTTTTCCGTCTGGTCGTCGTTCGGCGATACGGATAGCGAGGATTGTGAAGGATACCTTTGATTTGgtgaaaaatgtgaatttttcgAATACCCGGTGGTTTATTTTTGGCGATGATGATACGGTGTTTTTGACGGATAATTTGGTTAGGGTTTTGTCGAAGTATGATAGTGAGAAGTGGTATTATGTTGGATATAATTCGGAGAGTTATGAGCAGAATGAGAAGTATTCGTTTGACATGGCATTTGGAGGAGGTGGGTTTGCGCTTAGTGCTCCGTTAGCAAAGGGTTTAGCGAGGGTTTTAGATTCTTGTTTGATGAGGTATCCTCATTTGTATGGAAGTGATTCTAGAGTTTTTGCTTGTGTTGCTGAGCTTGGAGTACGGTTGACACGTGAACCTGGATTTCATCAG GTTGATGTTCGAGGAGATCTGTTTGGTATCCTTTCCGCACATCCATTATCTCCTCTGTTATCACTTCATCACTTGGATGCTGTGGAGCCACTTTTTCCTGGCATGACTAGGATTCAAGCTGTGGACCATCTCTTCAAAGCTGTCCATGCTGATCCTGCTAGGATTTTGGAACAAACAGTGTGCTACGACAAGTCCAACTTACTGACTGTTTCAGTTGCATGGGGTTACGCGGTTCAGGTGTTTGAAGGGAACGAACTTCTTCCAGATCTGCTCTCGCTGCAGCCAACATTTAGACCATGGAAAAGGGGTAAAAATGTCGCTGCAAAATATATGTTCAACACTAGAGCCTTCTCCAGTGATCCATGCAAAAGACCTGTGGTCTTCTTCTTGCAAAATGTTCTTTCTAGTAGTGATGGAATATGGACTGAATATGTTAGAAACGATACTGCAAACTGCATAAGAAGTAATCCTACAAAAAAATTGGTCAAGATAAGAGTCTTCTCGCAGAAGCTAGCCTTTGATGCTGAACAG TTGAAAGTTCCTCGTCGGCCATGCTGTGACATTTCATCACCCATCAGTGAGACGATGATAATTGGTATTAGACAATGTGGGTATGATGAGTTGATCTCAATGAAGACTTAG
- the LOC107877273 gene encoding uncharacterized protein LOC107877273 encodes MQLFNLPSKAQYYSTNSFKSLIIISCFGCMIYLVCSNFLAPNNTNNKHFHTSIALQNDDGNSPTQTNLDHVVFGIASNELSWSKRKEYVKLWWKPNKMRGCVFLEKMPLFSSNYTNNETDLPPICISEDTSHFKYTHKGGTSSAIRVARVVSETVALNHSNVRWFVFGDDDTIFFPENLVKTLSKYDHGFWYYIGTNSESFMQNKFFSYEMAFGGAGFAISYPLAKVLAKVFDSCIERYPHLYGSDGRIHVCLTELGVGLTREPGFHQMDFHGNVFGMLAAHPLRPLVSMHHIEKIDPIFPNMTTGKALEHLYNAASFDPHRILQQTVCYDRWFSWTVSVSWGYAVQVFNKNVLFPNVQRVQESYAPWKSSHLGGLYDLDTKKYAFDPCQRQLVYFLDSVSSGINGTETVYTKKTSDKCKFDMSSPRRLEKIRVLSNKLVLDKKQLLAPRRHCCDVLLPSASGNIMEIGIRECKEDELINMEQ; translated from the exons ATGCAACTTTTCAATCTGCCTAGCAAGGCAcaatattattccaccaatagttTCAAGAGTCTCATTATAATATCATGTTTTGGTTGCATGATTTATCTTGTTTGTTCCAATTTCCTTGCTCCAAATAACACCAATAACAAGCATTTCCATACCTCAATTGCATTACAAAATGATGATGGAAATTCACCAACCCAAACAAATCTTGATCATGTTGTTTTTGGGATTGCATCAAATGAGCTATCATGgtccaaaagaaaagaatatgTTAAGCTTTGGTGGAAGCCTAATAAAATGAGGGGTTGTGTGTTTCTTGAAAAAATGCCACttttttcatcaaattacacaaATAATGAAACTGATCTACCTCCAATTTGCATTTCTGAGGATACTTCTCATTTCAAATATACACATAAAGGTGGGACCTCTTCAGCTATACGTGTGGCACGTGTCGTTTCGGAGACGGTGGCACTTAATCATTCTAATGTCAGATGGTTTGTGTTTGGTGATGATGATACAATTTTCTTCCCAGAAAATTTGGTGAAGACACTTTCTAAATATGATCATGGCTTTTGGTACTACATTGGGACAAATTCAGAAAGTTTTATGCAGAACAAGTTTTTTTCCTACGAAATGGCTTTTGGTGGAGCTGGTTTTGCTATAAGTTATCCATTGGCAAAAGTTCTGGCTAAAGTATTTGATTCTTGCATAGAAAGATACCCTCATTTATATGGAAGTGATGGTAGAATTCATGTCTGTTTGACAGAGCTTGGTGTTGGTTTAACTCGAGAGCCCGGGTTTCATCAG ATGGATTTTCATGGCAATGTGTTTGGAATGTTGGCTGCACATCCCCTTAGGCCATTGGTATCTATGCATCATATAGAGAAAATTGATCCTATATTCCCAAATATGACAACAGGGAAGGCTCTGGAGCATTTGTACAATGCAGCAAGCTTTGATCCACATCGGATTTTGCAGCAAACAGTTTGCTATGATCGTTGGTTTTCTTGGACAGTGTCAGTGTCTTGGGGATATGCTGTTCAAGTGTTTAATAAGAATGTGCTTTTCCCAAATGTTCAGCGCGTGCAAGAGAGCTACGCTCCCTGGAAAAGTAGTCATTTGGGTGGATTATACGACTTAGATACGAAGAAATATGCATTTGATCCATGCCAAAGGCAGCTTGTCTATTTCTTGGACAGTGTGTCTTCCGGCATCAATGGAACAGAGACTGTTTACACGAAAAAGACATCTGATAAATGCAAATTTGATATGAGTTCACCTAGAAGACTCGAAAAAATCAGAGTGTTATCAAACAAATTAGTCCTTGACAAGAAACAG TTGCTAGCTCCAAGAAGGCATTGCTGTGACGTGTTGTTACCTTCTGCATCGGGCAACATCATGGAAATAGGGATAAGAGAATGCAAGGAAGATGAACTAATTAACATGGAGCAATAG